From the Prunus dulcis chromosome 4, ALMONDv2, whole genome shotgun sequence genome, one window contains:
- the LOC117624626 gene encoding splicing factor U2af large subunit B-like isoform X3 yields MSDYEGTKHNSRRSERESSWTRERERDRGQDREKDDDRYTRDYKDRSGRFDRGRNKFNGYRRNRTQDFDRHRDYDQDRERRHRHRSRSRSHSRERSPSHSRSKSKRTSGFDMAPPAGAVLPNAAVSGIPQTMQGVVQNVLPFGAAHLALPLMPAQAMTQQATRHARRVYVGGLPPLANEQTIATFFSQVMAAIGGNSVGPVSELAGDAVVNVYINHEKKFAFVEMRTVEEASNAMALDGIIFEGVAVRVRRPTDYNPTLAAALGPSQPSPLLNLGAVGLTQGSAVGGAEGPDRIFVGGLPYYFTEAQIRELLQSFGPLRGFDLVKDKDTGNSKGYGFCVYQDPAVTDIACGALNGLKMGDKTLTVRRATASNGQSKSEQENILVQAQQHIAMQKMALQVVDLNLLGGGMATMASGETPTKVLCLTEAITADQLGDDEEYVEILEDMRDECSKFGTLVNVVIPRQDQHGEHISGVGKVFLEYSDTGSCANARNVLSGRKFGGNIVNAFYYPEDKYHSRDFSA; encoded by the exons ATGTCTGATTACGAAGGCACCAAG CATAATTCTCGTCGATCAGAACGCGAGAGCTCATGGACTAGAGAGCGAGAGCGAGACCGCGGTCAAGATAGAGAAAAAGATGATGACCGGTATACAAGGGATTACAAGGATAGAAGTGGAAGATTTGACAGAGGGAGGAACAAGTTTAATGGCTATCGCCGCAATCGAACTCAAGATTTCGACAG GCATCGTGATTATGATCAAGATAGAGAAAGGAGGCATAGACATAGATCGCGTTCTCGTTCTCATTCAAGGGAGAGATCTCCTTCCCATTCTCGTTCAAAGAG CAAGCGTACAAGTGGTTTTGACATGGCACCACCTGCTGGGGCCGTGCTGCCTAATGCTGCTGTTTCAG GTATTCCACAAACGATGCAGGGAGTGGTACAAAATGTATTACCTTTTGGGGCAGCGCAT CTGGCTCTTCCCTTGATGCCAGCCCAAGCGATGACTCAGCAG GCTACAAGGCATGCACGTCGGGTATATGTTGGTGGGCTTCCCCCCTTGGCAAATGAGCAG ACAATTGCCACATTCTTTAGCCAAGTCATGGCTGCCATTGGAGGGAATTCTGTTGGTCCAG TATCTGAACTTGCAGGTGATGCGGTGGTAAATGTCTACATTAATCATGAAAAAAAGTTTGCATTTGTGGAGATGAGAACGGTTGAAGAAGCGAGTAATGCAATGGCATTAGATGGGATTATATTCGAG GGGGTTGCTGTGCGGGTACGAAGGCCAACAGACTATAATCCTACCTTAGCGGCAGCACTTGGTCCAAGCCAACCAAGTCCTCTCCTCAACTTAGGTGCTGTTGGGCTCACACAAGG CAGTGCTGTTGGTGGAGCAGAGGGACCCGACCGTATCTTTGTGGGTGGGCTACCATACTACTTCACTGAAGCACAGATTAGAGAGTTGCTACAATCCTTTGG ACCTCTCCGTGGTTTTGACCTTGTGAAGGATAAAGACACAGGAAACTCTAAAGGATATGGATTCTGTGTTTATCAG GATCCAGCTGTGACAGACATTGCCTGTGGTGCTCTTAACGGCTTAAAAATGGGTGATAAAACTTTAACTGTCAGGCGTGCTACTGCTAG CAATGGGCAGTCTAAATCAGAACAAGAAAATATCTTGGTACAGGCACAACAGCATATAGCCATGCAG AAAATGGCCTTGCAGGTTGTTGACTTGAATCTTCTAGGAGGTGGAATGGCAACCATGGCAAGTGGTGAAACACCCACTAAAGTCCTATGCTTGACTGAG GCAATTACTGCCGATCAATTAGGTGATGATGAAGAGTATGTAGAAATATTAGAAGACATGAGGGATGAATGCAGCAAATTTG GAACTCTGGTGAATGTTGTTATTCCTCGTCAGGATCAACATGGAGAGCATATCTCAGGAGTTGGAAAG GTGTTCTTGGAATATTCTGATACTGGGAGTTGTGCCAATGCAAGGAATGTCCTCAGTGGCAGAAAATTTGGAGGCAACATAGTGAATGCCTTTTATTATCCAGAAGACAAATACCATAGCAGGGACTTTAGTGCGTAA
- the LOC117624626 gene encoding splicing factor U2af large subunit B-like isoform X1, whose product MSDYEGTKHNSRRSERESSWTRERERDRGQDREKDDDRYTRDYKDRSGRFDRGRNKFNGYRRNRTQDFDRHRDYDQDRERRHRHRSRSRSHSRERSPSHSRSKSKRTSGFDMAPPAGAVLPNAAVSGQLSGIPQTMQGVVQNVLPFGAAHLALPLMPAQAMTQQATRHARRVYVGGLPPLANEQTIATFFSQVMAAIGGNSVGPVSELAGDAVVNVYINHEKKFAFVEMRTVEEASNAMALDGIIFEGVAVRVRRPTDYNPTLAAALGPSQPSPLLNLGAVGLTQGSAVGGAEGPDRIFVGGLPYYFTEAQIRELLQSFGPLRGFDLVKDKDTGNSKGYGFCVYQDPAVTDIACGALNGLKMGDKTLTVRRATASNGQSKSEQENILVQAQQHIAMQKMALQVVDLNLLGGGMATMASGETPTKVLCLTEAITADQLGDDEEYVEILEDMRDECSKFGTLVNVVIPRQDQHGEHISGVGKVFLEYSDTGSCANARNVLSGRKFGGNIVNAFYYPEDKYHSRDFSA is encoded by the exons ATGTCTGATTACGAAGGCACCAAG CATAATTCTCGTCGATCAGAACGCGAGAGCTCATGGACTAGAGAGCGAGAGCGAGACCGCGGTCAAGATAGAGAAAAAGATGATGACCGGTATACAAGGGATTACAAGGATAGAAGTGGAAGATTTGACAGAGGGAGGAACAAGTTTAATGGCTATCGCCGCAATCGAACTCAAGATTTCGACAG GCATCGTGATTATGATCAAGATAGAGAAAGGAGGCATAGACATAGATCGCGTTCTCGTTCTCATTCAAGGGAGAGATCTCCTTCCCATTCTCGTTCAAAGAG CAAGCGTACAAGTGGTTTTGACATGGCACCACCTGCTGGGGCCGTGCTGCCTAATGCTGCTGTTTCAG GACAACTGTCAGGTATTCCACAAACGATGCAGGGAGTGGTACAAAATGTATTACCTTTTGGGGCAGCGCAT CTGGCTCTTCCCTTGATGCCAGCCCAAGCGATGACTCAGCAG GCTACAAGGCATGCACGTCGGGTATATGTTGGTGGGCTTCCCCCCTTGGCAAATGAGCAG ACAATTGCCACATTCTTTAGCCAAGTCATGGCTGCCATTGGAGGGAATTCTGTTGGTCCAG TATCTGAACTTGCAGGTGATGCGGTGGTAAATGTCTACATTAATCATGAAAAAAAGTTTGCATTTGTGGAGATGAGAACGGTTGAAGAAGCGAGTAATGCAATGGCATTAGATGGGATTATATTCGAG GGGGTTGCTGTGCGGGTACGAAGGCCAACAGACTATAATCCTACCTTAGCGGCAGCACTTGGTCCAAGCCAACCAAGTCCTCTCCTCAACTTAGGTGCTGTTGGGCTCACACAAGG CAGTGCTGTTGGTGGAGCAGAGGGACCCGACCGTATCTTTGTGGGTGGGCTACCATACTACTTCACTGAAGCACAGATTAGAGAGTTGCTACAATCCTTTGG ACCTCTCCGTGGTTTTGACCTTGTGAAGGATAAAGACACAGGAAACTCTAAAGGATATGGATTCTGTGTTTATCAG GATCCAGCTGTGACAGACATTGCCTGTGGTGCTCTTAACGGCTTAAAAATGGGTGATAAAACTTTAACTGTCAGGCGTGCTACTGCTAG CAATGGGCAGTCTAAATCAGAACAAGAAAATATCTTGGTACAGGCACAACAGCATATAGCCATGCAG AAAATGGCCTTGCAGGTTGTTGACTTGAATCTTCTAGGAGGTGGAATGGCAACCATGGCAAGTGGTGAAACACCCACTAAAGTCCTATGCTTGACTGAG GCAATTACTGCCGATCAATTAGGTGATGATGAAGAGTATGTAGAAATATTAGAAGACATGAGGGATGAATGCAGCAAATTTG GAACTCTGGTGAATGTTGTTATTCCTCGTCAGGATCAACATGGAGAGCATATCTCAGGAGTTGGAAAG GTGTTCTTGGAATATTCTGATACTGGGAGTTGTGCCAATGCAAGGAATGTCCTCAGTGGCAGAAAATTTGGAGGCAACATAGTGAATGCCTTTTATTATCCAGAAGACAAATACCATAGCAGGGACTTTAGTGCGTAA
- the LOC117624626 gene encoding splicing factor U2af large subunit B-like isoform X2, with the protein MSDYEGTKHNSRRSERESSWTRERERDRGQDREKDDDRYTRDYKDRSGRFDRGRNKFNGYRRNRTQDFDRHRDYDQDRERRHRHRSRSRSHSRERSPSHSRSKSKRTSGFDMAPPAGAVLPNAAVSGQLSGIPQTMQGVVQNVLPFGAAHLALPLMPAQAMTQQATRHARRVYVGGLPPLANEQTIATFFSQVMAAIGGNSVGPVSELAGDAVVNVYINHEKKFAFVEMRTVEEASNAMALDGIIFEGVAVRVRRPTDYNPTLAAALGPSQPSPLLNLGAVGLTQGAVGGAEGPDRIFVGGLPYYFTEAQIRELLQSFGPLRGFDLVKDKDTGNSKGYGFCVYQDPAVTDIACGALNGLKMGDKTLTVRRATASNGQSKSEQENILVQAQQHIAMQKMALQVVDLNLLGGGMATMASGETPTKVLCLTEAITADQLGDDEEYVEILEDMRDECSKFGTLVNVVIPRQDQHGEHISGVGKVFLEYSDTGSCANARNVLSGRKFGGNIVNAFYYPEDKYHSRDFSA; encoded by the exons ATGTCTGATTACGAAGGCACCAAG CATAATTCTCGTCGATCAGAACGCGAGAGCTCATGGACTAGAGAGCGAGAGCGAGACCGCGGTCAAGATAGAGAAAAAGATGATGACCGGTATACAAGGGATTACAAGGATAGAAGTGGAAGATTTGACAGAGGGAGGAACAAGTTTAATGGCTATCGCCGCAATCGAACTCAAGATTTCGACAG GCATCGTGATTATGATCAAGATAGAGAAAGGAGGCATAGACATAGATCGCGTTCTCGTTCTCATTCAAGGGAGAGATCTCCTTCCCATTCTCGTTCAAAGAG CAAGCGTACAAGTGGTTTTGACATGGCACCACCTGCTGGGGCCGTGCTGCCTAATGCTGCTGTTTCAG GACAACTGTCAGGTATTCCACAAACGATGCAGGGAGTGGTACAAAATGTATTACCTTTTGGGGCAGCGCAT CTGGCTCTTCCCTTGATGCCAGCCCAAGCGATGACTCAGCAG GCTACAAGGCATGCACGTCGGGTATATGTTGGTGGGCTTCCCCCCTTGGCAAATGAGCAG ACAATTGCCACATTCTTTAGCCAAGTCATGGCTGCCATTGGAGGGAATTCTGTTGGTCCAG TATCTGAACTTGCAGGTGATGCGGTGGTAAATGTCTACATTAATCATGAAAAAAAGTTTGCATTTGTGGAGATGAGAACGGTTGAAGAAGCGAGTAATGCAATGGCATTAGATGGGATTATATTCGAG GGGGTTGCTGTGCGGGTACGAAGGCCAACAGACTATAATCCTACCTTAGCGGCAGCACTTGGTCCAAGCCAACCAAGTCCTCTCCTCAACTTAGGTGCTGTTGGGCTCACACAAGG TGCTGTTGGTGGAGCAGAGGGACCCGACCGTATCTTTGTGGGTGGGCTACCATACTACTTCACTGAAGCACAGATTAGAGAGTTGCTACAATCCTTTGG ACCTCTCCGTGGTTTTGACCTTGTGAAGGATAAAGACACAGGAAACTCTAAAGGATATGGATTCTGTGTTTATCAG GATCCAGCTGTGACAGACATTGCCTGTGGTGCTCTTAACGGCTTAAAAATGGGTGATAAAACTTTAACTGTCAGGCGTGCTACTGCTAG CAATGGGCAGTCTAAATCAGAACAAGAAAATATCTTGGTACAGGCACAACAGCATATAGCCATGCAG AAAATGGCCTTGCAGGTTGTTGACTTGAATCTTCTAGGAGGTGGAATGGCAACCATGGCAAGTGGTGAAACACCCACTAAAGTCCTATGCTTGACTGAG GCAATTACTGCCGATCAATTAGGTGATGATGAAGAGTATGTAGAAATATTAGAAGACATGAGGGATGAATGCAGCAAATTTG GAACTCTGGTGAATGTTGTTATTCCTCGTCAGGATCAACATGGAGAGCATATCTCAGGAGTTGGAAAG GTGTTCTTGGAATATTCTGATACTGGGAGTTGTGCCAATGCAAGGAATGTCCTCAGTGGCAGAAAATTTGGAGGCAACATAGTGAATGCCTTTTATTATCCAGAAGACAAATACCATAGCAGGGACTTTAGTGCGTAA
- the LOC117623758 gene encoding CBS domain-containing protein CBSX5, with product MGLSLFSHEVSDLCLGKPPVKSLSISATVGEALSALRRLGESSLTVWSCDHSEKSDKSESEDCLCVGKVCMVDVICFLGKEENLSCPAKALEAPLEVLIPKGSALVRHLEPNASLVEAIDLILEGAHNIVIPIQSRRITATRKMLLHNHSFNTLHNNREYCWLTQEDILRYLLNSIGRFSPISNSPINSLQAINTENILALHYDDPASFALPLISQSLVQQTSVAILDEYSRVIGEISPYTINTCHESVAAAIATLSAGDLMWYIDCGGPPDELVQLVKDRLEEKKYGAFLEFMEEDSTLSSASSFCSTSSDEEFGWGRRSGGGYSARLVRKSEAIVCYPRSSLVAVMVQALSHRVSYVWVVEEDGTLSGIVTFASMFKVFQERLRSMA from the exons ATGGGGCTGAGTCTGTTTTCGCATGAAGTGTCCGATCTCTGCCTCGGAAAGCCTCCGGTCAAGTCCCTTTCAATCTCCGCCACGGTCGGTGAGGCTTTGTCTGCCCTCAGGCGGCTCGGCGAAAGCAGCCTAACCGTGTGGAGCTGCGACCACTCCGAGAAAAGCGACAAATCTGAATCTGAAGATTGTCTGTGCGTAGGAAAGGTTTGCATGGTCGATGTCATATGCTTCTTGGGCAAAGAAGAGAACCTGTCGTGTCCTGCCAAAGCGCTCGAGGCTCCGCTTGAGGTTTTGATCCCCAAAGGGTCTGCCCTTGTTAGGCATTTGGAACCAAACGCCag CTTGGTGGAGGCCATAGATTTGATTCTAGAAGGTGCACACAACATTGTGATACCAATTCAAAGTCGCAGGATCACAGCAACAAGAAAAATGCTTCTCCACAATCACTCCTTCAACACCCTCCACAACAACCGTGAATACTGCTGGCTCACCCAAGAAGACATCCTCCGCTACCTCCTCAACTCCATAGGACGCTTCAGCCCCATCTCCAACAGCCCCATCAACTCCCTCCAAGCTATCAACACCGAAAACATCCTCGCCCTACATTATGATGACCCTGCCTCATTTGCATTGCCCCTTATTTCTCAGTCCCTTGTTCAGCAAACCTCGGTTGCCATTCTTGATGAGTACAGCAGGGTGATTGGGGAGATCTCGCCTTACACCATCAACACCTGCCACGAGTCGGTGGCAGCTGCGATTGCCACACTCTCAGCCGGTGACTTGATGTGGTATATTGACTGCGGTGGCCCTCCGGATGAGCTAGTGCAGTTGGTGAAAGATAGattggaggagaagaaatatgGGGCGTTCTTGGAGTTCATGGAAGAAGACTCAACATTGTCATCAGCTTCTTCCTTCTGTTCGACTTCATCGGATGAAGAGTTTGGGTGGGGAAGAAGGTCAGGAGGAGGGTATTCAGCAAGGTTAGTGAGGAAGTCGGAGGCAATTGTATGCTATCCGAGGAGCTCCTTGGTGGCAGTGATGGTTCAGGCACTTTCTCACCGCGTGAGTTACGTGTGGGTTGTCGAAGAGGATGGAACCTTGTCTGGCATTGTTACCTTTGCAAGCATGTTCAAAGTTTTCCAGGAACGTTTGAGGTCGATGGCATAA
- the LOC117623757 gene encoding uncharacterized protein LOC117623757 isoform X2 has protein sequence MKTLISQYWVHYSKPQFSPSVFLFHFPRRQNFLHISHRKWSCYPRTTRLSSVGVHCASESASYGGWDDLRLAGDSGRSGFSFGFVRGGSVGEVRLSANKRRAKEENLIAYPEKLRNLVEIFDGFDDKVNNLKYDIQKAIDSREITVTDLESYVKAMEIISLLVSNARNAVENLGKFNIDLVENKKLSKRKKEPVQIGYELFQYMGGLFKEKLADSKPNRVKNNLKREAVEKVMDDQSRGNGSMPSVNEMVLGSVHENKGIVNSSHSQDFLNKSGVYEAGNGRVKVALENNKMSSEEVGGVPNRSAAGREFNYQNNGLQFMSNGHISSKMDHNNHAETWESHDILLDSVDLSVRMDHMDSKASFVQEQILKQSGGDYRSSHIRGKSEDGTYESHLREEQVNHNDDSHLADHLSGHESELPSLSSSVVSDDIVFDRYIREANDLLKQAKELIRVKHNEERAENILYRAAKLLSKAISMKPMSLLAVGQLGNTCLLHGELKLRTSRELRTQLARSDPLSAEKWIRMHDKISSKDEIASVLINVCEECEELLVEAGKRYRMALSIDANDVRALYNWGLALTFRAQLIADIGPEAAFDADELFLAAIDKFDAMMSKGNVYAPDALFRWGVALQQRSRLRPSNGKEKVKLLQQAKRLYEDALHMDSNNVQVREALSLCTSELSSTHRYF, from the exons atgaaaaccctaatttcccAGTACTGGGTTCACTATTCGAAGCCTCAATTCTCACCGTCAGtttttctcttccattttcCGAGAAGGCAGAACTTTCTTCACATTTCCCACAGAAAATGGTCTTGCTATCCCAGAACCACTAGATTATCTTCTGTCGGAGTTCACTGTGCCTCTGAATCAGCCAGTTATGGCGGGTGGGACGATTTGAGACTCGCCGGCGACTCGGGCCGCTCTG GGTTTTCATTTGGCTTCGTTCGTGGTGGAAGTGTTGGTGAAGTGCGCTTAAGTGCAAATAAGAGAAgggcaaaagaagaaaacttaaTTGCTTATCCTGAGAAATTGAGGAACTTGGTGGAAATTTTCGATGGGTTTGATGATAAAGTTAATAACTTAAAGTACGATATACAAAAAGCTATTGATTCCAGAGAAATTACAGTTACTGATTTGGAAAGTTATGTAAAGGCCATGGAAATTATTAGTTTACTGGTGTCGAATGCTAGGAATGCTGTTGAGAATTTGGGTAAGTTCAATATTGATTTAGTTGAGAACAAAAAGCTgagtaaaagaaagaaagagccCGTACAAATTGGATATGAGTTGTTTCAGTACATGGGAGGTTTGTTCAAAGAAAAGTTGGCTGATTCCAAGCCTAATagagtgaaaaataatttaaagcgAGAGGCTGTGGAGAAAGTGATGGATGATCAGTCTCGAGGGAATGGTTCGATGCCTTCTGTTAATGAAATGGTTCTCGGTTCTGTTCATGAGAATAAAGGAATTGTAAATTCGAGTCATTCTCAAGATTTCTTAAATAAGTCTGGTGTTTATGAGGCTGGAAATGGAAGAGTCAAAGTTGCTTTAGAAAATAATAAGATGAGTTCAGAGGAGGTGGGTGGGGTTCCTAACAGATCTGCAGCTGGAAGAGAGTTTAATTATCAGAATAATGGATTGCAATTCATGAGCAATGGTCACATCTCTTCGAAGATGGATCATAACAATCATGCTGAAACGTGGGAATCCCATGACATTCTACTTGATTCTGTAGATTTAAGTGTCAGAATGGATCATATGGACAGTAAAGCTTCCTTTGTACAAGAACAAATACTTAAGCAATCTGGTGGGGACTACAGGTCTTCTCATATCAGGGGAAAAAGTGAGGATGGGACTTATGAGTCTCATCTTAGAGAAGAGCAAGTAAATCACAACGACGATTCTCATTTGGCTGATCACCTGTCTGGACATGAGAGTGAACTCCCTTCTCTTTCATCTTCAGTGGTTTCAGATGATATAGTGTTTGATAGGTATATTAGAGAAGCTAATGATCTTCTAAAACAAGCCAAGGAATTAATAAGAGTTAAACACAATGAAGAGCGTGCAGAGAACATATTATACAGGGCAGCCAAATTACTATCCAAAGCCATATCTATGAAGCCCATGAGTTTGCTAGCTGTGGGCCAGTTAGGCAACACTTGCCTTCTTCATGGAGAATTAAAATTGAGGACTAGTCGTGAGTTGAGAACACAGCTTGCAAGAAGTGACCCCTTATCTGCCGAGAAATGGATTAGAATGCATGATAAAATCAGCAGTAAAGATGAAATTGCATCTGTCCTGATTAACGTGTGTGAAGAGTGCGAGGAACTTCTTGTGGAAGCAGGCAAAAGGTATAGAATGGCATTATCAATTGACGCAAATGATGTGAGAGCCCTATATAATTGGGGTCTTGCTCTCACCTTCCGTGCACAGTTGATTGCAGATATTGGACCT GAAGCGGCTTTTGATGCTGACGAACTGTTCTTGGCTGCAATTGATAAATTTGATGCCATGATGTCCAAGGGAAATGTTTATGCACCAGATG CTCTGTTTAGATGGGGTGTGGCACTACAGCAAAGATCACGCCTACGACCTAGCAACGGGAAAGAGAAGGTGAAGTTGCTGCAGCAGGCAAAGAGGCTGTATGAAGATGCACTTCATATGGATTCCAACAATGTCCAAGTAAGAGAAGCCTTATCATTATGCACATCGGAGCTTAGCAGCACGCACCGTTACTTTTAA
- the LOC117623757 gene encoding uncharacterized protein LOC117623757 isoform X1, translating to MKTLISQYWVHYSKPQFSPSVFLFHFPRRQNFLHISHRKWSCYPRTTRLSSVGVHCASESASYGGWDDLRLAGDSGRSGESDKFRDFLVSIGIDDKKHVFVFLLGLACAFAISRVRISSVVVFPASILVFAIGFSFGFVRGGSVGEVRLSANKRRAKEENLIAYPEKLRNLVEIFDGFDDKVNNLKYDIQKAIDSREITVTDLESYVKAMEIISLLVSNARNAVENLGKFNIDLVENKKLSKRKKEPVQIGYELFQYMGGLFKEKLADSKPNRVKNNLKREAVEKVMDDQSRGNGSMPSVNEMVLGSVHENKGIVNSSHSQDFLNKSGVYEAGNGRVKVALENNKMSSEEVGGVPNRSAAGREFNYQNNGLQFMSNGHISSKMDHNNHAETWESHDILLDSVDLSVRMDHMDSKASFVQEQILKQSGGDYRSSHIRGKSEDGTYESHLREEQVNHNDDSHLADHLSGHESELPSLSSSVVSDDIVFDRYIREANDLLKQAKELIRVKHNEERAENILYRAAKLLSKAISMKPMSLLAVGQLGNTCLLHGELKLRTSRELRTQLARSDPLSAEKWIRMHDKISSKDEIASVLINVCEECEELLVEAGKRYRMALSIDANDVRALYNWGLALTFRAQLIADIGPEAAFDADELFLAAIDKFDAMMSKGNVYAPDALFRWGVALQQRSRLRPSNGKEKVKLLQQAKRLYEDALHMDSNNVQVREALSLCTSELSSTHRYF from the exons atgaaaaccctaatttcccAGTACTGGGTTCACTATTCGAAGCCTCAATTCTCACCGTCAGtttttctcttccattttcCGAGAAGGCAGAACTTTCTTCACATTTCCCACAGAAAATGGTCTTGCTATCCCAGAACCACTAGATTATCTTCTGTCGGAGTTCACTGTGCCTCTGAATCAGCCAGTTATGGCGGGTGGGACGATTTGAGACTCGCCGGCGACTCGGGCCGCTCTGGTGAGTCTGATAAGTTTCGTGATTTTCTGGTTTCTATAGGAATCGATGATAAAAAGCATGTCTTCGTCTTTCTATTAGGCCTTGCATGCGCTTTTGCCATTTCCAGGGTTAGGATTTCTTCAGTTGTCGTGTTTCCTgcttcaattttagtttttgctATAGGGTTTTCATTTGGCTTCGTTCGTGGTGGAAGTGTTGGTGAAGTGCGCTTAAGTGCAAATAAGAGAAgggcaaaagaagaaaacttaaTTGCTTATCCTGAGAAATTGAGGAACTTGGTGGAAATTTTCGATGGGTTTGATGATAAAGTTAATAACTTAAAGTACGATATACAAAAAGCTATTGATTCCAGAGAAATTACAGTTACTGATTTGGAAAGTTATGTAAAGGCCATGGAAATTATTAGTTTACTGGTGTCGAATGCTAGGAATGCTGTTGAGAATTTGGGTAAGTTCAATATTGATTTAGTTGAGAACAAAAAGCTgagtaaaagaaagaaagagccCGTACAAATTGGATATGAGTTGTTTCAGTACATGGGAGGTTTGTTCAAAGAAAAGTTGGCTGATTCCAAGCCTAATagagtgaaaaataatttaaagcgAGAGGCTGTGGAGAAAGTGATGGATGATCAGTCTCGAGGGAATGGTTCGATGCCTTCTGTTAATGAAATGGTTCTCGGTTCTGTTCATGAGAATAAAGGAATTGTAAATTCGAGTCATTCTCAAGATTTCTTAAATAAGTCTGGTGTTTATGAGGCTGGAAATGGAAGAGTCAAAGTTGCTTTAGAAAATAATAAGATGAGTTCAGAGGAGGTGGGTGGGGTTCCTAACAGATCTGCAGCTGGAAGAGAGTTTAATTATCAGAATAATGGATTGCAATTCATGAGCAATGGTCACATCTCTTCGAAGATGGATCATAACAATCATGCTGAAACGTGGGAATCCCATGACATTCTACTTGATTCTGTAGATTTAAGTGTCAGAATGGATCATATGGACAGTAAAGCTTCCTTTGTACAAGAACAAATACTTAAGCAATCTGGTGGGGACTACAGGTCTTCTCATATCAGGGGAAAAAGTGAGGATGGGACTTATGAGTCTCATCTTAGAGAAGAGCAAGTAAATCACAACGACGATTCTCATTTGGCTGATCACCTGTCTGGACATGAGAGTGAACTCCCTTCTCTTTCATCTTCAGTGGTTTCAGATGATATAGTGTTTGATAGGTATATTAGAGAAGCTAATGATCTTCTAAAACAAGCCAAGGAATTAATAAGAGTTAAACACAATGAAGAGCGTGCAGAGAACATATTATACAGGGCAGCCAAATTACTATCCAAAGCCATATCTATGAAGCCCATGAGTTTGCTAGCTGTGGGCCAGTTAGGCAACACTTGCCTTCTTCATGGAGAATTAAAATTGAGGACTAGTCGTGAGTTGAGAACACAGCTTGCAAGAAGTGACCCCTTATCTGCCGAGAAATGGATTAGAATGCATGATAAAATCAGCAGTAAAGATGAAATTGCATCTGTCCTGATTAACGTGTGTGAAGAGTGCGAGGAACTTCTTGTGGAAGCAGGCAAAAGGTATAGAATGGCATTATCAATTGACGCAAATGATGTGAGAGCCCTATATAATTGGGGTCTTGCTCTCACCTTCCGTGCACAGTTGATTGCAGATATTGGACCT GAAGCGGCTTTTGATGCTGACGAACTGTTCTTGGCTGCAATTGATAAATTTGATGCCATGATGTCCAAGGGAAATGTTTATGCACCAGATG CTCTGTTTAGATGGGGTGTGGCACTACAGCAAAGATCACGCCTACGACCTAGCAACGGGAAAGAGAAGGTGAAGTTGCTGCAGCAGGCAAAGAGGCTGTATGAAGATGCACTTCATATGGATTCCAACAATGTCCAAGTAAGAGAAGCCTTATCATTATGCACATCGGAGCTTAGCAGCACGCACCGTTACTTTTAA